In the genome of Epinephelus lanceolatus isolate andai-2023 chromosome 18, ASM4190304v1, whole genome shotgun sequence, one region contains:
- the lgals2a gene encoding lectin, galactoside-binding, soluble, 2a, whose translation MMKGMIVKNMSFKVGQKMTIVGVPKPDATNFAVNIGPNEQEITMHINPRFNAHGDENTVVCNSYQGGNWCEEQRETVFPFHQGEEFKIVIEFTPSEFLVTLSDGSTITFPNRMGAEKYSHISFDGEVRIISLEIK comes from the exons GGTATGATCGTCAAGAATATGTCCTTCAAGGTCGGACAGAAAATGACCATAGTTGGAGTCCCCAAGCCTGACGCTACAAA TTTTGCGGTGAACATTGGGCCCAATGAGCAGGAGATTACTATGCATATCAACCCTCGTTTTAACGCCCACGGAGATGAGAATACGGTGGTCTGCAACTCTTACCAGGGAGGCAACTGGTGTGAGGAGCAGCGTGAGACAGTCTTTCCTTTCCACCAGGGAGAGGAGTTCAAG ATCGTCATTGAATTCACCCCTTCAGAGTTCCTGGTGACTTTGTCAGATGGCTCTACGATCACCTTCCCCAACCGCATGGGTGCTGAGAAGTATTCCCACATCAGCTTTGATGGGGAAGTTCGCATCATAAGCCTTGAGATCAAATAA